From Marmota flaviventris isolate mMarFla1 chromosome X, mMarFla1.hap1, whole genome shotgun sequence, the proteins below share one genomic window:
- the Srpx2 gene encoding sushi repeat-containing protein SRPX2 isoform X2: MVGQLIQRGALPLLLFLTPAVTPTWYAGSGYYPDESYNEVYAEEVPQAPALDYRVPRWCYTLNIQDGEATCYSPRGENYHSSLGTRCELSCDRGFRLIGRRSVQCLPNRRWSGTAYCRQMRCHALPFITSGTYSCTNGVLLDSRCDYSCSSGYHLEGDRSRICMEDGRWSGGEPVCVDIDPPKIHCPHSREKIAEPEKLTARVYWDPPVVKDSADGTITRVTLRGPEPGSHFPEGEYVIRYTAYDRSYNRASCKFIVKVQVRRCPVLKPPQHGYLTCTSAGDNYGATCEYHCDGGYERQGTPSRVCQSSRQWSGSPPICTPMKINVNVNSAAGLLDQFYEKQRLLIISAPDPSNRYYKMQISMLQQSTCGLDLRHVTIIELVGQPPQEAISAPYSLLLQYGAD, translated from the exons ATGGTTGGTCAACTAATTCAAAGAGGAGCTCTCCCTCTGCTGCTCTTCCTAACTCCAGCAGTGACACCAACATGGTATGCAG GCTCAGGCTACTATCCAGATGAAAGCTACAATGAAGTCTATGCAGAAGAGGTCCCTCAGGCTCCTGCCCTAGACTACAGAG TCCCCCGATGGTGTTACACATTAAATATCCAGGATGGAGAAGCCACATGCTACTCACCAAGGGGAGAAAATTATCACAGTAGCCTAGGTACTCGTTGCGAGCTCTCCTGTGACCGTGGCTTTCGACTGATTGGACGGAGATCAGTGCAATGCCTGCCAAACCGCCGTTGGTCTGGAACTGCCTACTGCAGGC AGATGAGATGTCATGCACTGCCATTCATCACTAGTGGCACCTACAGCTGCACAAATGGAGTGCTTCTTGACTCCCGCTGTGACTATAGTTGTTCTAGTGGCTACCACCTAGAAGGTGACCGCAGCCGAATCTGCATGGAAGATGGGCGATGGAGTGGAGGCGAGCCTGTATGTGTAG ACATAGATCCTCCCAAGATCCATTGTCCCCACTCACGTGAGAAGATAGCAGAGCCAGAGAAACTGACTGCTAGAGTCTACTGGGACCCACCCGTGGTGAAAGATTCTGCTGATGGTACCATCACCAG GGTAACACTTCGGGGCCCAGAGCCTGGTTCTCACTTTCCTGAAGGAGAGTATGTGATTCGTTACACCGCCTATGACCGATCTTATAACCGGGCCAGCTGCAAGTTCATTGTGAAAGTACAAG TGAGACGCTGCCCAGTTCTGAAACCACCGCAGCATGGCTACCTCACCTGCACCTCAGCAGGCGACAACTATGGTGCCACCTGTGAATACCACTGTGATGGTGGTTATGAGCGCCAGGGAACCCCCTCCCGGGTCTGCCAATCCAGTCGCCAGTGGTCGGGATCACCACCTATCTGTACTC CCATGAAAATTAATGTCAATGTCAACTCAGCTGCTGGCCTCCTGGATCAGTTCTATGAGAAACAGCGACTCCTGATCATCTCAGCTCCTGATCCCTCCAACCGATATTATAAAATGCAAATCTCTATGCTACAG